A window of Pseudomonadota bacterium genomic DNA:
AGTTCAAGCTCAATATCGGCTACCTGCTTCAAAATCGCTAAAACCGGCCTGTTTTCGATTTGAATACCCGGTTTTTTGTTTTGCCAGTATAAGTAAAAGTACAAAAATGGAAAGGCGAAAACAGATATTATAAACCGGCTGATAAGAGTGCCTTTCATTATACTTAAATATTCATGAGTTCCTGCGAAAGCAGCAGTTGTAAAAAGAATTACATCCAGCCACATCACACCAAGCAGGGTTAAAAAAGCCCGGAGCCATAATTTTAGATTGAGATTCGGTTTGCCAAGATATTCCCAGGCCATAGCCAGAAAAACCAGATCAATCAAAGTTGCAGCAACAGATGCCGCATTAATTCGAAGGCTTGGCAAAGGAACGTAAGGAATTTCGGCATTGCCTATTAAACCCATCTGCATATGAAGGCATACAGTAATAACTGGAATTATCAATGAGATGCCGACAATAGTTGATATTGCAATTCTCGTGGATCTCGGGCCGTCAAACACATAAATAACAAATACACCAAGCAACAATGATGTGTAAAAGACGGTGGAACCGACGACGAAGGTAATTCCACTAACATAAATAGTTACTCCGGCATCGGTAATCCATGACATAACTGCCGTGATGCCGCCTATCAATGCGTAAAAATGCACGGAACCAAATCTATGGCGTAATGAATGCGCCAACAGGACCAGAAAATAT
This region includes:
- a CDS encoding VUT family protein translates to MENEVTILIIEAMAVYFLVLLAHSLRHRFGSVHFYALIGGITAVMSWITDAGVTIYVSGITFVVGSTVFYTSLLLGVFVIYVFDGPRSTRIAISTIVGISLIIPVITVCLHMQMGLIGNAEIPYVPLPSLRINAASVAATLIDLVFLAMAWEYLGKPNLNLKLWLRAFLTLLGVMWLDVILFTTAAFAGTHEYLSIMKGTLISRFIISVFAFPFLYFYLYWQNKKPGIQIENRPVLAILKQVADIELELSEAQQEIERRKKAEKELDKAIQELEKALSEVKMLQGILPICSYCKNIRDDKGYWDKVETYIHKHSGTEFTHGICPECEKKYFPELNFYDE